agtaacaaataaaaattttagtttttataaatttggtaaaaacaaaacttaatgttctttaaaacaaaacatacatacCTTTCCTTATTTTATAAGCTAAATTTACATACTCATCTTAAGGTCCATTATAATCACGAGTTTCGTTACAAAGTTTCGTGACAAATTACTGAGAAAAACCAAAATTATATCGGATACTCTATCATATCTTATGTTTCATGCATTGCGTTCAAGAATGGGACAATTTTGCTGGGTTTTGCTTCTTGTTGGGCTTAAAAAATAATGGTAcaaattgctgaagagtttatGACAAACATGCTCACACAAGCAACtttattattcaaattcaaaatgaagaaaatcAGAGAGTTGGGTGATAGAATGGTCCTAACAAGATCTTCCATTGCTCTTACCGAAGAACCTTTTTCTTCCCCTTTCTCTGTTATGGCCTTTCTAATATGAGATGCAATCTCCTTTGCCTTCTCCTTCATCTcctttcctttcctttctttctccaTAACTATCTCTATcaccttcttcacttcttcacCACAAATGGTACTTTCCACAGTTCTAGTGAGCTCCACAGCCACACCCATTTCCTCCACCAACATCTTCACATTGTATGTTTGTTCAGCAGCCAGTGGCCACCCAATCATTGGCACCCCATTGCTAAGACTCTCCAACACAGAGTTCCACCCACAATGACTCAGAAACACTCCTGTTGATTTGTGTGACAGAATCTCCAACTGGGGTGCCCATTTCCGCACCAACAGCCCTTTCTTGGTGTCTCTCATTCTCTCCTCGAACCCTTTCGGCAACCATTCATCCTTGAACTCTCCATCAATGTCAAAACCAACAGGTGGCCTCACAACCCAAATAAACGATCTCCCACTCTTTTCCAACCCTTCCGCCAACGCCATCATTTGGGAGGCACTGATCGTGTTCTGCGACCCAAAAGAAACGTAGACAACAGAATTCCCATCTTTCAAATCCAGCCACTCCATGCATGCTTCAAGAGTCAGGCCAGATTCCTTTCCTGTACGATGTTTTGAACCCTCGAGTGCAGAAGATGGAAGGATAGGCCCCACAGCCCAAACAGGAAGTTGAATATACTTTCTCAGAAGCTTCAACCCCAGAGGCTCTACTTCCTCAGCCGTGTTGCAAATCCACCCTTCAGACTTCATAGCATGTGTAATCTGTGGAATTACGAATCTTGACATGTCATCAGTGCCATCAGCTTCTGTTAGATATCTATGCAATTGAGTGCGGTAGAATCGGTAGTTCTGAGGGAACCCCGGAACCCAGAACTCATCAGAGTGTGTTTTCTTGTGGGGCAGGTTAGACCAGATAGAGATGTAGGCCAAAGTTCCATAAGCACCACAAGTGGTGAAGGTGATGTTCCTAATACCTAGACTATTAGCAACTGTGTTAACCCAGCCAAGGAACACGTCAGATATGATGCAAAGTGGAGGGTGACCTTCTGCTTCTGTTATGCGTGATATCAAGGAGCGAAGAGGAGCCTCAAGCGAGAGTGTTGCATGACAGAACTTTACCAGTTGACTGAAATTTAGCTTATCGGTATTCTCTCTGTTTGGTGGCAAACCGTGTTGCGCAGAGTTGAAGGGTAATTCAGCTAGACGAATTTGATCAGGAGAGGTAGAAGAAAGTGCAGATTTTAGGTGGTGAATGTTGAGAGGGGTGGAAGCTATGGTGATGGTGAAGGTTGTTGCTGCTGTGCGTTGGATCTGTCTTGCTAGTGCGAGGAATGGAATGATATGTCCTTGTGCCATGATTGGTACCATCACGATGTGTTTCTTCTTGTTGTTTGCTTCTTCTGCCATTGGAGCGAGCTGAaggtgaaaacaaaaaaattgttgttgGTGATAGAAAAAGGATTGCAGAGCttataaagaagaagatgcagAGCTTTTGCAGATTGTGTTGTGACAGAAAGATATAAAACCAGCCTATGAGTGTCACGGGATCTCACGCTTGAAGAAGACAACATGTACGGTTTTTTTTTACTGGACGAAAATAATCTGGATATTATCGATCCAggcaactttttttttttaattatgcacATGGAGAAGTTGACGACATGGAGAAGTTGACGACTTGAAGAAGTCGTGTAGAGGGTAGTACCGTCACaatgaaaaaaagtaaagtCCAATACTTTTCATAggtttctttttatcttttgataaATGATTACAAACATTTATAATCGATAACATGTTAAAATCCTGCAAAGAATGCACAATATGAGATAAATGATGAAATTCGAATTACATGTCtatgttataattgattataaagtggaaaaaatggataaattaaaatataattatttatgatttaagttttaattataattgattataattaattataattataaggtatctatttttattttctgaattatgatataaatgattatgatataagttttaattatgaattattatatcttaatttattatatattataatttataatttcattataaagtaaaattatttttataagtattaaATTGTATTGTATGACTGTTCGGTCACTTAAGGATTAGATGGTCAACCAtccaacaataaaataattaacgaataacaattaattgattattaatctaaacaataaaattaataagaataataaaaattattaatcaataattaataaaaataataaaaattattaactgATAATTAATCAATCAAACTTAATTGGAAGTTCATTATAAAgtctataaatatatgtttcacattaataatataGTTTACTTACTTTTCACAAGTCATTTTATTACAAAGTTATTGATCAAAATCACAATATCCACTTcaagaaaatttataaactatttgACTATCAAAGCTTAGGAGCATAGAATTATTCAGACAAAAAAACATACACTCAACCCATAAACCAAAACAGaaactaataatatattagaattaatttaaaactaaaaatatctaataaaaatattaatataacatttattacactgaaaaattaattttaatttgaaaaaaaaatattatttcattttaaaaatttaaaattaaactaacttagaaaataaatataaaaactaaaaattaaatataaaataataatgctgaaagtattattataatatcatattaaccGTATTAACGGTATCATATGACATGACATACATTTATCATGtagacaaacaaaatataaacaaaaattatgggACATATGACATGACATACATTTATCATGtagacaaacaaaatataaacaaaaattatgggACATATGACATGCGGTTGATATAGTCATGgcataaataacttaaattgaatcaattttttttaaaaaaagataaaacttaattaaaacaaaaaaaaactatttaaattattttaacaatgaGACAAAgaactaatttaattatatataactcaTTTCCTAAAGTAGCATAAATGTTGATTTTTCAATACATTTCAACATAAATATAGGagtgtttttgaaaaaatatatataaaatgaaatataagtaGAAGTAAGAATTAAATacttttgtaaattttgaatcagaattaaaattcgttttttattataaattttaataaaatttaaaaataaataaatataatatttgtaattgaattgcattatttttgtttacttattTAACATGATTCTTAGCATTTGAGTAATAACGTATTAAAcagtataattatttaaatataagtttaaaatctCGTTtgacataaataaaaaacttaaacacttaaattaaaaaatatatctatttattttaaaatttaaaatcaaattacataaataattttaattttaaatataaatttaagacttaaaagatatttatgttttaataacaATACATTGGCatcataaaattatagtaattttttgtaatttggaaAAGCCATGTTAGATAAAGACCGGAGATGGTGGGTGTGTCTGATCTTGTTAAAGTATACTTTATTCCATCTTCACATGATAAGGTTAAACTTCTGATATTACTATTTTATCcctataaaatttagaaaatgataataaaatggTTAAAAGTAAATCTTTTGTTTAGTGTATCTTGAATCTAatctaatttcataatttagttatatactctaaattaatcttatttatatattttaatttgtctttatttatttatagtatatTTCATCTAGTTTATCAATACATTCTGTGTATCAGAAGAAGTCAAGAACATTGGTTTGAGCTACTTCTAATGGCAGAGACAACCAAGAAAAATGGGCACATCGTGATGGTACCCTTAATGGCACAAGGCCACATCATCCCATTACTCGCACTAGCAAGAAAAATCCTACAGTCAACGACGATCTTCACCATCACCATAGCCACCACCCCTCTCAACATTCAACACCTTCGATCtgcactttcttcttctccttatcAAATCCGTCTTTCTGAGTTGCCATACAACTCTACCCAACATGGTTTGCCACCCAACACAGAGACCACCGAGAACTTAACTCCCACTCAAATAATCAAACTTTTTCGTTCCACACACGCCCTTGAAGCTCCTCTTCGCTCTCTGATATCGCAGATCGCAGAAGAAGAGGGTCATCTTCCACTATGCACAATATCTGACTCTCTCTTGGGTTGGGTTAACAATGTTGCAAAAAGCTTAGGCATTAGGAATATATGTCTCTCCTCTTCCGGTGCATATGGAACTTTGGCCTACTTCTCTATCTGGGCCAACCTCCCTCACAGGAAAACACACTCTGATGAGTTCTGGGTTCCGGGGTTCCCTCCAAACCACCGCTTCCACCGCACTCAATTGCATGGATTTCTAAGAGAAGCTGATGGCAACGATGACTGGTCACAGTGTTTCCTTCCACAGATTGCGCTTTCTATGAAGTCTGATGGATGGGTTTGCAACACTGTTGAGGAATTAGAGCCTCTGGGGTTGCAGCTTCTGAGGGACTACCTTCAACTTCCTGTTTGGGCTGTGGGGCCTATCCTTCCATCTTCTGCACTCGAGGGTTCAAAGCATCGCACAGGAAAGGAATCTGGCGTGACTCTTGAAGCATGCATGGAGTGGATGGATTTGAAGAATGAGAATTCTGTTGTCTACGTTTCTTTTGGGTCTCAGAACACGATCAGTGCCTCCCAAATGATGGCGTTGGCCGAAGGGTTGGAAAAGAGTGGGAGATCGTTTATTTGGGTTGTGAGGCCACCTGTTGGTTTTGACATTGATGGAGAGTTCAAGGAAGAATGGTTGCCAAAAGGGTTCGAGGAGAGAATGAGAGACAGCAAGAAAGGGTTGTTGGTGCGGAAATGGGCACCCCAGTTGGAGATTCTGTCACACAAATCAACAGGAGTGTTTCTGAGTCATTGTGGATGGAACT
This window of the Vigna angularis cultivar LongXiaoDou No.4 chromosome 7, ASM1680809v1, whole genome shotgun sequence genome carries:
- the LOC108337669 gene encoding UDP-glycosyltransferase 92A1, producing MAEEANNKKKHIVMVPIMAQGHIIPFLALARQIQRTAATTFTITIASTPLNIHHLKSALSSTSPDQIRLAELPFNSAQHGLPPNRENTDKLNFSQLVKFCHATLSLEAPLRSLISRITEAEGHPPLCIISDVFLGWVNTVANSLGIRNITFTTCGAYGTLAYISIWSNLPHKKTHSDEFWVPGFPQNYRFYRTQLHRYLTEADGTDDMSRFVIPQITHAMKSEGWICNTAEEVEPLGLKLLRKYIQLPVWAVGPILPSSALEGSKHRTGKESGLTLEACMEWLDLKDGNSVVYVSFGSQNTISASQMMALAEGLEKSGRSFIWVVRPPVGFDIDGEFKDEWLPKGFEERMRDTKKGLLVRKWAPQLEILSHKSTGVFLSHCGWNSVLESLSNGVPMIGWPLAAEQTYNVKMLVEEMGVAVELTRTVESTICGEEVKKVIEIVMEKERKGKEMKEKAKEIASHIRKAITEKGEEKGSSVRAMEDLVRTILSPNSLIFFILNLNNKVACVSMFVINSSAICTIIF
- the LOC108336541 gene encoding UDP-glycosyltransferase 92A1, whose protein sequence is MAETTKKNGHIVMVPLMAQGHIIPLLALARKILQSTTIFTITIATTPLNIQHLRSALSSSPYQIRLSELPYNSTQHGLPPNTETTENLTPTQIIKLFRSTHALEAPLRSLISQIAEEEGHLPLCTISDSLLGWVNNVAKSLGIRNICLSSSGAYGTLAYFSIWANLPHRKTHSDEFWVPGFPPNHRFHRTQLHGFLREADGNDDWSQCFLPQIALSMKSDGWVCNTVEELEPLGLQLLRDYLQLPVWAVGPILPSSALEGSKHRTGKESGVTLEACMEWMDLKNENSVVYVSFGSQNTISASQMMALAEGLEKSGRSFIWVVRPPVGFDIDGEFKEEWLPKGFEERMRDSKKGLLVRKWAPQLEILSHKSTGVFLSHCGWNSVLESLSNGVPLIGWPLAAEQTYNVKMLVEEMGVAVELTRTVESTICGEEVKKVIEIVMEKEGKGKKMKEKAKEIASHMRKAITEKREEKGSSVRAMDDLVRTILSPNSL